The DNA window AAAGAAGATGGGCATGAAAACCCAGGAGGTGATGAAATCAAGCCTGTCCACCAAAGCTGATCCAATGGGAGGTCCTGAAGGTATTGTAACTCCAAGAAAAAGAGGACCAATATAGATATGCAAACCCAAGGCCTGGCAGCAGAAGGCAACTACCAACACCAGTAAAAGCAATGTAACCACAAAGCACTCCTTCAATGGCTTTCCAATCGGATTCTTCTTAATCATCCACACAATGATAGGCCGAATAGCAAAAAAGATGACAGCTACAAGCATCAAAGAAGCATAAAGTGTGGATATGGTCTGATATTTGCCCTCATTTTGAGGAGCCAACAGAGCTCCTAGTAATGCAAGACATATGCTGAAGAAATTGGAAGCCATGGCAGTTGATAAAGCAAATCTCCCAAACTCAGAGTTTATCAAATGAAGCTCAGAAACAAGGGAAGCAACCATGGGGAAGTTGATAAAGGACTCTGTGCCACCAATGGCGAAAAGGTATTTGATCGTTTGGATATCAACAATGTTAACCAAGGTTATAGAGTAAATTGTGGAAAGAATCATAGACAGAATCACAGAACAAGAACCAATGGCAAATGCTTTCTTGTCAATCTTCTTCACAAACGAGATATCCGTTTGAACTCCAATcagaaagaagtaaaaaacaTGGCCAAGCGCAGAAATCACATCCAGAACAACGAACCCTCTGAGAGGGAAAATCACCTCTCTAAATCTCCCCAAGTGGCCTAAACCCGAAGAACCTAGAACTACACCGCCCTGATAAAATCAAGCCACCAGTCACAACTAATAAGAAGAACGTTTCATTCATTACAaatcaagaacagaagaaaCAGGAGGCGTTACCAGAATTTGTGAGACGATGAGGGGCTGGCCGAGGGGCTTGAGGAGcatagagaagaagatgatagtTCCAGCACTGAGTCCAAGCTGCAAGAACAGAAGAGGAACTGAGAATTCCAAAGGGTTTACACCGGAGAAAACGCCGGGGGAGTGAATCCGGTTGGCAAATGTACAGATTTTGGTGAGGTTTTTGAGGGTATTGTGGCCATGACCGCCGCTGATGTAGGCGGCGACGTCGTCAGGCTCCATTATAATGGAACCCATTTGGAGAGGAAGGTAGAGAGGGAGTGAAAATGCGTTgataagaaagagaagaagagatggGTATGGAGGAATTATGTGAAGGAAGGGATTTAAGAATGTGGGTAGTGGAAATGAAGGCTTCAGATGGAGCAGAAAATGAGAAAGGAAAGTTGGGTAATGGGAAGAGGAAATGAAAGGGGGAAGAACACTAAATTGAAATAAGGCAGTTCAAATTTGGAACATATTCTAACCTGGCTTACAACAAAccacctttttttctttttttttttatatatttttatcaacattttcatatatttagcAATAAAACAACTCAagtcaaaaaaaatttaaaaaaaaggttaaatttaataggtatttaacctaaattaaatcaaggaaaaatcttcaaattatttaaatttaatcggTTGGATGGTGAAAGTAGCTAATTCTAATTTATAGTACAGTGCTGTgtctgttggatgatgaaagtcacaCTCGGAATGATCAAAGAGTCACACtcactaatttagggaatgatcaaaGGTGTTGTGTCTTTTGGATGATGAGAGTCACACTCACTAATTCAGGGAATGATCGAACATTCACTcatgaggctttttgggaagcAAGCAAAAGGTGATCGAACATTCACTcatgaggctttttgggaagcAAGCAAAAgcaagcaaagtcatgagagcttagtcatgagagcttatgctcaaagtggacaatatcataccattgtggagagttgtgttcgtctaacatagtatcaaagtcatgctcAGAAAACTTAGTCGTGCTAATAGATtagtaaatcctcaaatgtcgaacaaaggactctaaaagaaaaggagtcgagcctcctcctcgaaggcatagtaaaaaatgactaagactccaaaagaaaaggaattgaACACGTAACGAggagaggtgttggatgatgaaaatcccacatcggctaatttagagaatgatcaaagaatactctccaTCGTTATAAGGCtttttgaggaagcccaaaagcaAAACTATAAAAGCTTATGCTCGTACCATTAGGGgagtatttatttatgggGAGTATTTAATGTTATTAGTATgttattagtttaatttactttaaatgATTCATGTGCTAAAGAAAAACTCCCTTGAAATTACATTATAATATGAATAACAAAGGGGGAAGGGTCTGCGCTACATCAAAACTATATCCGAAATCAGCAAATTATAAGTAAACAAAAACACTTCAAAATTCTGATGCTCAAGAAACTAACGacccaaaaataataacaccAAGTCTCCATGGTTTTTTTCAAGCTATAAAAATGATCCCTAAGACATTCTTTGAGCAGCTTCTTTGGCGAGCAGCCTCTCCTTGGCTTTAGTTTTAGCCTGTGACTTAGAGCCCATGATTCCTCCTCCCCATTTCTTCCTGTACTCGTCGTATTTGTCGTTGAAATTCGCCTAAAACCAAAGACAGGGAAGAGATTGATTAAAACTATACTAATGAGATACGATATTAGACGAGGGGTATCGAAAGCCGAAACATAAATCACCTTAATAGCCTCAAGGATCCTGCTGAACTCCAACTTATCTTCGTTCTTTACGGTCGTCAAGCACAGAACTGATGCAGTCTTTTGGTGGACGATCTGTTAGAAAGGGAAAGTTACGAGCATTGGTACATCGACCGACTTAAAAAGATTGGGACTTGTATAACAAATAGAGGGCTGTAGTTACCGCTCCCAATCGTGCTTTTCCCTTCACAATGCAATATGGGATTTCCATCTTCCTGCAAAGGGCTGGGAGCCAAACAACCAACTCAATTGGATCCACATCATGGGCAATCACAACCAGCTGTGCTTTGTTCTGGAAAAAAAGACGAGTTCAGAGAACGACATGGTTGAATGGGGTAAACCTTCACAGTTATGGAATAAAATAACACCTGCTCAATGAGGTAGGTAACATGGTTGAGACCATATTTCACAACAATAGGTTTTTTAGCATCATGTGCCTTGCCTTCAGCCTCTTCCTGAGCTCTCTTCAGAAGACGCTCCCTTTTCTGTGCTTTGTCCTCCGGCCTATACTTCAAAAGCATCTTGAACAGGTTTGTTGCTGCATACACATCGCAGATATTAAACTTAAAACCAACACGATGAATACTTCCCAACCAAGATAAACAAAAGTTAAAGGTAcctttaaacataaaattcaatgaaaacccaaataaaataCAGCCAGACATCTATTGAAACAAGATAAGAATCCGTTACGGAACCTCGTATATCCATGATTTTTAGTACATTActaaaaatcataatttacaGAACTACAAAACAATGAAAGTCTAAAAGCTGATAGTTAAAGAATTTCAAGCTTGAAAATGTAAGAGGATTCAACATGAGAATTTTTTCTGATAGCACATTCAATGACATTACCAAGATTTTTGTCAAGGGTCTTAGTGAACTGGTTCAAAGCTGGTGGAACCTTCAACCTCTGTTTAAGAATCCTCTTTTTCCTCTGAATTTGAACAGCTTTAGGCCATTTAACAAACCGTGTCAAATCCCTCTTTGGCGGCAATGCCCCACCAATTCCAAATTGCTTCGGACGCTTCTCAAATAGTGGATTCACCACCTTCTCCTGCTAACACCACAACACTGTATTAAACAAAAGCAGCCAAGAACCAAGAACGATAATAAATCAGGGGACATGCATCGAGGGAAAGAATCCTTTACCGGCTTCTTTTTTGCCAAGGCTTTTCCAACAGCCTTCTTTGGTGCCTTTtaataatacaataaaatgATGTCAGTATATTTCATTTCAGTCAAAGAAGCAAAACttctaaaaaatcttaaaaagaaCAAGTAACATTAAATGCAAGGAAAAGGAATCACTTATCATGACATtgggaaaaattgaaatgaaggGGAAGGGATTCGAACTAGTAAGTTAGACAAGTAGACATCGATCTCTCCTAGACTTTTGATAGAAGGAAAGGATGGCATTTCAAGACAAATTcaatatcatacaatattcttcatatttttgttaCGCCTCAAAAGCAGTAATGCCTATTGGTACCTCTGTCATATTTTATTACATCTATGGGTTCATAAGAATACTACAATTCAAGCAAGGAATGTGAACACAATTCTATGCCCGTGACGTAACATTATCAATGTTTATACAGGATCTAACAAATTTCAAGTCTATTACTGCTCATGTTATCAGTATAGCTGCTACTACATTTACGGCACTACATCAACAATTTCTGTTAAAGTCTCTTCAGGCTCAGCTTAATGGCCTACGCAAGAAGTAGATAATATTGATAATGCggatttatgaaaatatactAAACATTTCTACAAGTATACATAATAACTAATAACTATAACGGGTGGAATCAATATACAGAGCGAACTTcctttattaataaaatattaataacgaAATGATGATATGCTACTGCATAGTAAAGACCAGAAAACAAGGTGAGccaatgaaagaatacaaaatggttaaaacaaaaaaacatgtctCTCGAGCCTCAATTCAAACAAGCTAGCAAGTATTTAGCAAAGACGCAGTCCAAAACCCAGCTTAAATACAAGGCAGTAAAGCTAACAAAATCAACGAAAGCCAAAAACTGGTTCAAATAGAAGCAGTTCAAACAGGTTCATTGATCAAAACCTCGTGATTTAAAAAGCAAGTAAAGATGCCCCATTTTGTCCGAATATCGATGGAGCAAACAACTCCTATAACCTAATTCCATGGTTTCAAAACTGAAACCCAGAAAGCGCATCAGACGTGCAACCATAATACAGGTTTTTTTTCAGGTTGAGTTATCGAAATCTCGAAATATCATCTACGAACAGGGGACCAACCAAAAACACATTCATGAATCGATTCTACACACGCATctgaaaacaaaagattaaatCCGAAACTATACAAAACGAAAACCAAACTAGTAAACtgaaacaagagagagtagaTTCGTACCATTTTCCGCGAACGTGGTGAAAGGCAGAGTCCGAGGAGggatcaaatataaataagcGGCGACGAAGTAGCGTGAAGAAAAGAGGGGGAAAGAAAGCTGACGGCTAGGGCGAAATAAGAACAAGATGGGCTTATGTTTTCGCGGCTTTTATGGGCTACTGGGCCAGATATATTGGGCTTCTGAATGGAAAAGTATGAGCTGGACCTGGGCCGATTGGGCTTCTGAATGGAGAAGCATGAGCTGGACCTGGGCATATTGGGCTTCTGAATGGAAAAGTATGAGCTGGACCTGGGCCGATTGGGCTTCTAATGGAAAAGTATGAGCTGGACCTGGGCCTATTGGGCTTCTCAATGGAAATGTATGAGCTGGATCTGACCTGGGTTGGGCTTCTGAGTGGAAAAGTATGAGCTGGACCTAGACCTGTGCTGATTGGGCCTCTAAATGGAAAAGTATGATCTGGACCTGGGCCTATTGGGCTTTTGAATGGAAAAGTATGGGCTAGACCTGGGCCTATTGGGCTTCTGTATGGAAAATAGGATCTGGACCATGGTCGATTGGGTTTCTGAATGTAAAAGAATAGGCTAGACCTGGGCCTATTGGGCTTCTGAATGGAAAAGTATGATGTGGACCTGAGCCGATTGGGCTTCTGAATGAAAAAGTATGGGCTGAACTTGGGCCTATTGGGCTTCTGAATGGAAAAGTATGCTCTTGAGCTGGGCCTATTGGGCTTCTGAATGAAAAAATATGGGCTGGACCTGGACCTGGGCCTGGATCTATGTTATCTAATTATAAGATTTCCAATTTGTTCGGACttatcaaacacaaaattggtacttttttagtaaaatataaatattctcAAAAATCTATTAGACAGAAGAAATTCGTATCCAGGAACGTTGCAAGCAGACGACGAACTCGGATCAAAACTGTACAAAAACATTACACAGAAATTTGTGAAATCCCGactgaaaaacaaaaatcacatATTCCAATCCAAGCTTGATCAAAAggtaatcttcttcttcttcttcgtcttcttcttcttccattttcttgttAATTACCACACAAGATATCGTCTCTTGTTGATGGCCTGTAATTCAGCGGGTTTAAGCTGTAAATGCAAACGTTTGACTGTCTCGATTTGATTGAAATTTCTCCCGATGTGGTTTTGTATCCAGGAACGTTGCAAGCAGACGACGAACTTCCCATCAAACTCGCTTGGCAGAACGACACCATTGAGGAATCCTCTGCACATCGGATTCCGTCCATCGAAGGTATTTCTAATTTGTAAACTccgtttttgtttgttgttctaTTCACTGAGAATGCTATTTGCTCCGCTGTACGCGGCGTTTCTGCTTTTAATTTGCAGTCGATTCGAACTTCTGCACctgtttaattttttgtttcgtttataaacaaatcaattttctctatcattCTTTGAATAAGTGGTTGAATTGAATCAATGctattttagaaattaggtTACTCAAAATCTAATCCAAAGAACACTTGAAATCTCGTTAGAAACCGCACAAGAACTCAACAGAGTAGACATTCAATTCCAAAGAAATTAGGTTACTCAAAATCTAATCCAAAGAACACTTGAAATCTCGTTAGAAACCGCACAAGAACTCAACAGAGTAGACATTCAATTCCAACCATAATAACATCAAAGCTGCGAAAACGAAAAAGttcaaactcaaaatcaaaacGCTGAAGAAGACTATGCAACACTTAGACACTAGTTTTGCCATTTGAAGTCTCGTCCAGGTTCAATTTGTTGAACTCAGGACTTAAACCTAAGCTTTAGCTTACTCGAGTAACAACATAGTATGAAGAAATGAATAAGGCATTACCTGATAAGAAGTAGCtgtgtttggagaaggaaTTGTTGGAGCAGGTATCACAATAAACAAGGCCCATAACAGTAATCTGAGAAAATATTCTTGAGTGGTGGGAATGAACAGCCTGAATTCCCAACACAAGGGAACTTGAAACCAAGGAAGCTAAGACAAAGAGTAGAATCAGATTCATGGcgaaattttgaaagaagtGCCTATCTGATGTTCAATGCATATCAGGATATGCAAGGAAGAGTGGAGTGGGAGGAGTAGTAATGTAAGAAACGAGCTTCACTGCTCCAGTAGTTGGATGAGTATGGATATTAACTGAAAGCAAAGGGGGGAAAGTGAAGGTCATTTAACATTTTCACAAGAAACAAAGACATGTGATAGTCTTTTGTCAGTCTGCATGTGAACTTGATGTgtaggaa is part of the Cucurbita pepo subsp. pepo cultivar mu-cu-16 chromosome LG03, ASM280686v2, whole genome shotgun sequence genome and encodes:
- the LOC111790645 gene encoding 60S ribosomal protein L7a-2, with the translated sequence MAPKKAVGKALAKKKPEKVVNPLFEKRPKQFGIGGALPPKRDLTRFVKWPKAVQIQRKKRILKQRLKVPPALNQFTKTLDKNLATNLFKMLLKYRPEDKAQKRERLLKRAQEEAEGKAHDAKKPIVVKYGLNHVTYLIEQNKAQLVVIAHDVDPIELVVWLPALCRKMEIPYCIVKGKARLGAIVHQKTASVLCLTTVKNEDKLEFSRILEAIKANFNDKYDEYRKKWGGGIMGSKSQAKTKAKERLLAKEAAQRMS
- the LOC111790646 gene encoding major pollen allergen Ole e 1-like, which gives rise to MNLILLFVLASLVSSSLVLGIQAVHSHHSRIFSQITVMGLVYCDTCSNNSFSKHSYFLSGAEVRIDCKLKAETPRTAEQIAFSVNRTTNKNGVYKLEIPSMDGIRCAEDSSMVSFCQASLMGSSSSACNVPGYKTTSGEISIKSRQSNVCIYSLNPLNYRPSTRDDILCGN